One window from the genome of Chloroflexota bacterium encodes:
- a CDS encoding alpha/beta hydrolase, giving the protein MENLKKYGKAPFNVAVIHGGPGAPGEMAPVAKELSTTRGVLEPLQTKSTLKGQLQELKMVLKENGDLPVILVGYSWGAMLSFILTARNPSLVKKLILVSSGVFEDKYAVNIMRTRLSRLTEEERAAVDSLLKILDGPDSKDKNRIFAQFGEYISKADSYDPLPYESKVIGCRYDIYEGVWADATELRSSGKLVALGKQIQCPVVAIHGDYDPHPPEGIKTPLSGVVKDFRFILIENCGHHPWIERTARDRFYTILKEELRG; this is encoded by the coding sequence ATGGAAAACCTGAAGAAATACGGGAAGGCCCCTTTCAACGTAGCAGTCATTCATGGCGGGCCTGGTGCTCCTGGAGAGATGGCGCCGGTGGCAAAGGAACTTTCCACAACTCGCGGTGTTCTGGAACCACTTCAAACAAAATCAACCCTGAAAGGACAACTCCAGGAACTGAAGATGGTATTGAAAGAGAACGGCGATCTTCCGGTTATATTGGTTGGATACTCCTGGGGGGCCATGCTGAGCTTCATTCTCACTGCCCGGAACCCTTCATTGGTAAAGAAGCTCATACTTGTTAGCAGCGGTGTATTCGAAGATAAATATGCAGTGAATATTATGAGGACTCGATTAAGTCGTCTGACAGAAGAGGAGAGAGCAGCAGTAGATTCTCTTTTGAAAATTTTAGACGGCCCGGATAGTAAGGATAAGAACAGAATCTTCGCTCAATTTGGTGAGTATATCTCCAAAGCCGATTCCTATGACCCCCTTCCTTACGAAAGTAAGGTCATTGGATGCCGGTACGATATCTATGAAGGTGTTTGGGCAGATGCCACAGAACTGAGAAGTAGTGGGAAACTTGTGGCGCTTGGCAAACAAATCCAATGTCCGGTGGTGGCCATCCACGGAGACTACGACCCCCATCCTCCCGAAGGTATCAAAACCCCACTATCCGGTGTAGTCAAAGACTTTAGATTTATTCTTATAGAGAACTGTGGTCATCATCCCTGGATTGAGCGGACCGCAAGAGACAGATTCTACACCATCCTCAAAGAAGAATTGCGTGGCTGA
- a CDS encoding zinc-ribbon domain containing protein — MSFVDKSLKCFDCESAFTFSISEQELFATKGHTHDPKRCPSCRAARKPQSNGFSGYNATVRQMFPVVCSQCGKQTEVPFEPRGGRPVYCRDCYMSIRPNVVRA, encoded by the coding sequence ATGAGCTTTGTGGACAAGTCCCTCAAGTGCTTTGACTGCGAGTCTGCTTTCACCTTCAGCATCAGCGAACAGGAGCTGTTTGCCACGAAAGGCCACACCCACGATCCCAAGCGCTGCCCATCGTGCCGCGCAGCCAGGAAACCCCAGAGTAACGGCTTCTCGGGCTACAATGCCACCGTGCGACAGATGTTCCCGGTAGTGTGCTCCCAGTGCGGCAAGCAAACAGAAGTACCCTTTGAGCCGCGAGGAGGTAGGCCAGTCTACTGCAGAGATTGCTACATGAGCATAAGACCAAACGTCGTGCGAGCTTAG
- a CDS encoding class I SAM-dependent methyltransferase produces MLIDRVLQGIRIYVPEFSGMKPGDRVLDVCCGTGAQTFHYARLGIISSGIDLDHHMIEFAEKSRVGQRLPNVSFQRASALDLPFQDESFDYASTSMALHEKEGAARDRIISEMQRVVKKDGILVFVDYRVPYPQNAYGYFVKAAELMAGKDHFRYFRDYIKQGGLDSLLSRNHLHEEKRSHARRMPLVIVTVRRA; encoded by the coding sequence ATGTTGATCGACCGTGTGTTGCAGGGCATCAGGATATATGTCCCCGAGTTTTCCGGAATGAAACCAGGGGACAGAGTATTGGATGTTTGCTGTGGCACAGGTGCCCAGACGTTTCACTACGCAAGACTGGGTATCATTTCCTCCGGAATCGACCTGGATCACCACATGATAGAATTCGCTGAAAAGAGCAGGGTAGGGCAACGTTTGCCGAATGTCTCCTTTCAAAGGGCAAGCGCCCTGGATTTGCCATTTCAAGATGAATCCTTCGACTATGCTTCCACCTCCATGGCACTGCACGAAAAGGAAGGAGCAGCGAGAGATAGAATCATCTCTGAGATGCAGAGAGTAGTAAAGAAAGACGGTATCCTGGTTTTCGTAGACTACAGGGTGCCTTATCCGCAAAATGCATATGGCTATTTTGTCAAAGCTGCAGAGCTAATGGCGGGGAAGGACCATTTCAGATATTTCAGAGACTATATCAAGCAGGGTGGATTAGATTCACTGCTAAGCAGAAATCACCTTCATGAAGAAAAGAGGAGTCATGCCAGGAGAATGCCTCTTGTAATAGTGACGGTGAGACGCGCCTGA
- a CDS encoding DUF2934 domain-containing protein gives MHHDNEVRLIAYQIWEQDGHPGGHDLEHWFKAEAVWQKRQGQIEHRAEDLFSRTELPAPMVSRERKQTEIPRRRSK, from the coding sequence ATGCACCATGACAACGAAGTGAGACTGATCGCTTATCAGATTTGGGAGCAGGACGGTCACCCCGGCGGGCATGACCTGGAACACTGGTTCAAGGCTGAGGCTGTCTGGCAGAAGAGACAGGGGCAGATTGAACACAGGGCCGAGGATTTGTTCAGTCGTACTGAATTACCAGCCCCAATGGTAAGTCGAGAGCGAAAGCAAACTGAAATACCCCGGCGGCGTTCCAAGTAG
- a CDS encoding dodecin family protein has protein sequence MAVTAKKADSVYKVIEIIGTSTQSWEKAAASAVEMAAKSLRDLRVAEVVEMDMQIDNGKILAYRTKIKLSFKYEKED, from the coding sequence ATGGCAGTTACAGCAAAGAAAGCAGACAGCGTATACAAGGTAATCGAGATCATCGGCACGAGCACCCAGTCGTGGGAGAAGGCTGCAGCGTCGGCGGTAGAGATGGCTGCCAAGTCATTGCGAGATCTTCGCGTTGCAGAAGTCGTCGAAATGGACATGCAGATCGATAATGGAAAGATCCTGGCCTACCGCACGAAGATAAAGCTCTCATTCAAGTATGAGAAGGAAGACTAA